One Rhizobium bangladeshense DNA window includes the following coding sequences:
- a CDS encoding ABC transporter permease, with product MMQVFDIIASAGLWAAILRIATPLIFGTLGALLCERAGVLNLGIEGIMTFGAMIGWLSVYHGADLWTGLLIAAVAGGIFGLLHAGLTVTLGLSQHVSGLGVTLFASSFSYYVFRLIVPLANTPPTIMPFQPIAIPGLSTLPFLGPAFFTQTAPTYLAILIALVMAYIIFRTPVGLAIRMTGENPHAAEAQGVNPMKVRYGAVIIGSALMGMGGAFLTLSAFNSFFPTMVQGRGWICIALVVFASWRPGRALFGALLFAFFDAFQLRLQTVLSGLVPYQLFLMTPYILSIAALAVMARRARVPQALMQPYRRGER from the coding sequence ATGATGCAAGTGTTCGATATCATCGCCTCCGCCGGCCTCTGGGCGGCAATCCTGCGCATCGCTACGCCGCTGATCTTCGGCACGCTCGGCGCGCTGCTGTGCGAACGGGCCGGCGTGCTCAATCTCGGCATCGAAGGCATCATGACCTTCGGGGCGATGATCGGCTGGCTGTCCGTCTACCATGGCGCCGATCTCTGGACCGGCCTGCTGATTGCTGCGGTCGCTGGCGGCATCTTCGGCCTGCTGCATGCGGGGCTGACGGTGACGCTCGGCCTCTCACAGCACGTCTCGGGCCTCGGCGTCACGCTCTTTGCTTCCAGTTTCAGCTATTATGTCTTCCGGCTGATCGTGCCGCTTGCCAATACGCCGCCCACCATCATGCCGTTCCAGCCGATCGCCATTCCCGGCCTCTCGACGCTGCCTTTCCTAGGCCCGGCCTTCTTCACCCAAACGGCACCGACCTATCTTGCGATCCTGATCGCTCTCGTGATGGCCTACATCATTTTTCGCACGCCCGTCGGGCTTGCGATCCGCATGACCGGCGAGAACCCGCATGCGGCGGAAGCCCAGGGCGTCAATCCGATGAAGGTGCGTTACGGCGCGGTCATCATCGGCAGTGCGCTGATGGGAATGGGCGGCGCCTTCCTGACCTTGTCGGCGTTCAACAGCTTCTTCCCGACCATGGTGCAGGGGCGCGGATGGATCTGCATCGCGCTCGTCGTATTCGCCTCCTGGCGTCCGGGCCGCGCGCTTTTCGGCGCCCTGCTCTTCGCCTTCTTCGATGCCTTCCAGCTTCGGCTGCAAACCGTGCTGAGCGGGCTTGTGCCCTACCAGCTCTTCCTGATGACGCCCTATATCCTTTCCATTGCCGCGCTTGCCGTCATGGCCCGCCGCGCGCGCGTTCCGCAGGCGCTGATGCAGCCCTATCGCCGCGGTGAGCGCTGA
- a CDS encoding LysR family transcriptional regulator, which translates to MAIDLNGISVFLAVAEARSFRVAGENLGVTRPAVSQAIRRLEDRLGVALVRRTTRSVSLTEAGEQLYRRVAPAISEVGLALDATADRDSAPGGLLRLAVSSIAEQFISGPLLARFADTFPAIQIDVTVTDEEFDIVAEGYDAGVRLGEVIDQDMIAVPVSGEQRQGAFAAPSYIERFGKPEHPSELSSHRCIGWRPAPHSAPYRWEFGQHGREFDVAVDPQITTNDMWLMIRTACAGGGITFGMEDTFKPYVESGQLAPLLQEYCPPFAGFFLYYPSRRNLPPKLRALVDHVRRWR; encoded by the coding sequence ATGGCAATCGACCTGAATGGCATTTCTGTTTTTCTGGCAGTCGCCGAAGCGCGGAGCTTTCGCGTGGCCGGGGAGAATTTGGGCGTCACACGGCCGGCGGTCAGCCAGGCCATCCGCCGTCTGGAGGACCGGCTGGGCGTCGCGCTCGTACGCCGCACGACGCGCAGTGTCAGTCTCACGGAGGCCGGCGAACAACTGTATCGGAGGGTGGCGCCGGCTATTTCGGAAGTCGGACTGGCGCTCGACGCGACTGCGGACCGCGACAGCGCACCGGGCGGACTGTTGAGGCTGGCGGTGTCATCAATCGCCGAGCAGTTCATCTCCGGGCCGCTTCTGGCCCGCTTCGCGGACACCTTTCCCGCTATTCAGATCGACGTGACCGTCACGGACGAGGAATTCGACATCGTTGCGGAAGGCTATGACGCGGGGGTACGTTTGGGCGAAGTCATTGATCAGGATATGATTGCCGTTCCGGTATCCGGCGAGCAGCGCCAGGGCGCCTTCGCTGCGCCGTCCTACATTGAACGTTTCGGCAAGCCCGAACATCCTTCAGAGCTCTCGTCGCATCGTTGTATCGGCTGGCGTCCAGCGCCACACAGCGCACCTTATCGTTGGGAATTCGGCCAGCATGGCCGCGAGTTCGACGTGGCTGTCGACCCCCAGATCACCACCAACGACATGTGGCTTATGATCCGCACAGCCTGTGCCGGCGGCGGCATCACCTTCGGGATGGAGGACACCTTCAAACCCTATGTCGAATCTGGTCAGTTGGCTCCTCTCCTTCAGGAGTATTGCCCTCCCTTTGCCGGCTTCTTTCTTTATTACCCCAGCCGGCGCAATCTGCCTCCGAAGCTTCGGGCACTGGTCGACCATGTCCGGCGGTGGCGATAG
- a CDS encoding universal stress protein, producing MYRTIICGIGMGSRQTANRLLRRAAALVDDGGTIIVMHVVENIPHRHLTDIPEEFETAAIVDVEQKLASCCKELGIPARIEVRIGVAASLLVSAARETAADLILLSSHVADITDYVFSSIVEKVVRHAGCSVLIDRRLDHHREDAEAQAEDVALL from the coding sequence ATGTATCGCACGATCATCTGCGGCATCGGCATGGGCTCGCGACAGACGGCAAACCGCCTGTTGCGCCGGGCTGCGGCGCTGGTGGACGACGGCGGAACCATTATCGTCATGCACGTTGTCGAGAACATCCCGCACCGTCACCTGACTGACATTCCCGAGGAATTCGAGACTGCTGCCATTGTCGACGTCGAGCAGAAACTTGCATCGTGTTGCAAGGAGCTGGGCATCCCGGCGAGGATCGAGGTTCGCATCGGCGTAGCCGCCTCGCTGCTCGTGTCGGCCGCCAGGGAAACAGCGGCCGATCTCATCCTGCTGTCGTCACACGTGGCCGATATCACCGACTATGTTTTCTCGTCGATCGTAGAGAAGGTTGTGCGCCATGCCGGGTGCTCGGTTCTTATCGACCGGCGCCTCGATCATCACCGCGAGGATGCCGAGGCTCAAGCAGAAGACGTCGCTTTGCTCTGA
- a CDS encoding phosphatidate cytidylyltransferase has product MTSFFSIVLAAILGLLAVASAIGFILQRRATDPGSVATVHNLNARIRSWWIMVAVFGGALLLGDTAVVVLFAFLSFMALREFWTLTPSRRGDHLALFLSFFVVLPVQYVLLGTLWYGLFAIFIPVYAFLILPAVATLTGDVNEFLARTARVQWGLMLTVYSISHAPALLMLQTGTPPALLLIYLVIVVQLSDVFQYVWGKLLGKRRFSPNISPSKTLEGLFGGGASAILVGTLLYRLTPFSPLQAAAVSTVVVVAGFFGGFVLSAIKRDLNAKDWGYVIEGHGGVLDRLDSITFAAPLFFHIVRYWFTV; this is encoded by the coding sequence ATGACCAGCTTTTTCTCCATTGTGCTGGCCGCAATCCTCGGCCTGCTGGCGGTCGCCTCCGCCATCGGTTTCATCCTCCAGCGGCGCGCCACGGACCCCGGATCCGTTGCCACCGTGCATAACCTCAATGCCCGAATTCGGTCTTGGTGGATCATGGTCGCCGTCTTCGGCGGCGCGCTCCTGCTCGGGGATACTGCGGTGGTCGTACTGTTCGCATTCCTCTCCTTCATGGCGCTCCGCGAATTCTGGACGCTGACGCCGTCGCGACGTGGCGACCACCTGGCGCTCTTCCTGTCATTCTTCGTGGTGCTGCCGGTGCAATATGTGCTGCTCGGCACATTATGGTACGGCCTCTTTGCGATCTTCATCCCGGTCTATGCCTTTCTGATCCTGCCGGCGGTGGCGACCTTGACGGGCGACGTCAACGAGTTCCTGGCGCGAACCGCCAGGGTGCAATGGGGATTGATGCTGACGGTCTATTCGATCAGCCATGCGCCCGCACTGCTGATGCTGCAGACCGGCACGCCCCCGGCGCTTCTTCTCATCTATCTCGTCATCGTGGTGCAGCTGAGCGACGTCTTCCAGTATGTCTGGGGCAAGCTTCTCGGAAAGCGTCGTTTCTCGCCGAACATCAGCCCGTCGAAGACGCTCGAAGGCCTCTTCGGCGGCGGCGCCTCGGCCATCCTTGTGGGAACGTTGCTCTATCGCCTGACGCCGTTCTCGCCTCTGCAGGCGGCGGCCGTCAGCACGGTCGTCGTGGTCGCGGGCTTCTTCGGCGGCTTCGTGCTCTCGGCCATCAAGCGCGACCTCAACGCCAAGGACTGGGGCTATGTCATCGAGGGGCATGGCGGCGTGCTCGACCGCTTGGACTCGATCACCTTCGCAGCGCCGCTGTTCTTCCACATCGTCCGCTACTGGTTCACGGTGTGA
- a CDS encoding DnaJ C-terminal domain-containing protein, which produces MSQDPYELLGVKRDATQKDIQSAFRKLAKKLHPDLNPGDRHAEERFKEISTAYEILSDEEKRGRFDRGEIDMTGAERVQRSYYRDYATAGGPDNPYRNSAGFADFSDADDIFASFFSRRTGGGGRARSQGQDRRFSMEVDFIEAVNGTRTEVKLPDGPALEVKIPPGTRDGQTLRLRGKGEPGIGGGPAGDALIEIRVRPHRFFTRDGDDIRLELPISLSEAVLGGKVRAPTPSGAVSLTLPPHSNTGKVLRLKGKGVPKRGGGHGDVYVSLKIVLPDSPDERLTSLVKEWATAHPYDPRKNMEA; this is translated from the coding sequence ATGAGCCAGGATCCCTATGAGCTTCTGGGCGTAAAGCGGGATGCAACCCAGAAGGATATTCAGAGTGCGTTCCGCAAGCTCGCCAAGAAACTTCACCCCGACCTGAACCCCGGCGACAGACACGCCGAGGAAAGGTTCAAGGAAATTTCGACCGCCTACGAAATTTTGAGCGACGAAGAGAAGCGCGGGCGCTTCGATCGCGGCGAGATCGATATGACGGGCGCCGAGCGGGTGCAGCGCAGCTATTATCGTGACTATGCCACAGCCGGCGGTCCGGATAATCCCTATCGCAACAGCGCCGGCTTTGCCGATTTCAGCGATGCCGATGATATTTTCGCGAGCTTCTTTTCGCGCCGGACCGGCGGCGGTGGCCGGGCACGCAGCCAGGGTCAAGATCGGCGCTTCTCCATGGAGGTCGATTTTATCGAGGCCGTCAACGGCACCAGAACCGAGGTCAAGCTTCCCGACGGTCCCGCGCTCGAGGTCAAGATTCCGCCCGGAACCCGCGACGGCCAGACCTTGCGGCTGCGCGGCAAGGGCGAGCCGGGCATCGGAGGCGGGCCGGCGGGGGATGCGCTGATCGAGATCCGCGTGCGCCCGCACCGCTTTTTCACGCGCGACGGCGATGACATCCGCCTGGAACTGCCGATTTCCCTCAGCGAGGCTGTGCTCGGCGGCAAGGTGCGCGCGCCCACACCTTCGGGAGCGGTCAGCCTGACGCTGCCGCCGCATTCCAACACCGGAAAGGTCCTGCGTCTCAAGGGCAAGGGCGTTCCAAAACGCGGCGGCGGACACGGTGACGTCTACGTCTCATTGAAGATCGTGTTGCCCGATAGCCCTGACGAACGGCTGACCTCCCTGGTGAAGGAATGGGCGACCGCACATCCATACGATCCGAGGAAGAACATGGAGGCCTGA
- a CDS encoding ABC transporter ATP-binding protein, with product MTSPVLEILGVSKRFGANLANDDISMTLAKGEVVALLGENGAGKTTLMSILFGHYTPDVGRILIEGAEVPPGKPRAAIRAGVGMVHQHFSLAPNLTVLENVMTGAEKLWSWRSATSAARRKLLAISERFGLAVNPDARLGDLSVGEQQRVEILKALYNDARILILDEPTAVLTNIEAERLFTTLKEMARQGLSLIFISHKLDEVMAAADRIVVLRGGKMVAERRAAETSKAELAELMVGRRVTRPVREPSEPGAVALEADGVTVRTGGVDRLKSISFRLHQGEILGIIGVAGNGQAALAHLLSGTLARSAGDLRLFGEVVGHLRVSDVVEAGIGRIPEDRNHEGVIGEMAIWENAVLERIVSPAFSRRGLVNRRAGMAFAREIIDGFDVRGGGPATRTRLLSGGNMQKLILGRSLYRRPRILIAAQPARGLDEGAVAAVHARLLEARRQGTAVLLISEDLDEVIALADRIQAIVGGRLSPPVDAEGADGRRLGLMMAGEWQETREAGHAI from the coding sequence ATGACCAGCCCCGTTCTGGAAATTCTCGGCGTCAGCAAACGCTTCGGCGCCAACCTTGCCAATGATGATATTTCCATGACCCTGGCCAAGGGGGAGGTCGTGGCCCTGCTCGGGGAAAACGGTGCCGGCAAGACGACGCTGATGAGCATTCTTTTCGGCCACTACACACCGGATGTCGGGCGAATTCTGATTGAGGGCGCGGAGGTGCCGCCGGGCAAGCCGCGTGCGGCGATCCGCGCTGGTGTCGGCATGGTGCACCAGCATTTCTCGCTGGCGCCCAATCTGACAGTGCTTGAAAATGTCATGACAGGCGCCGAAAAGCTGTGGTCCTGGCGCTCGGCAACTTCAGCGGCGCGCAGGAAGCTCCTGGCCATTTCCGAGCGCTTCGGCCTAGCGGTCAATCCCGATGCCCGTCTCGGCGACCTGTCGGTCGGCGAGCAGCAGCGGGTGGAGATCCTGAAGGCGCTCTATAACGACGCCCGCATCCTGATCCTCGACGAGCCGACTGCGGTGCTGACCAACATCGAGGCCGAGCGGCTGTTCACGACACTGAAGGAAATGGCCCGCCAGGGCCTGTCGTTGATCTTCATCTCACACAAACTCGATGAGGTCATGGCTGCAGCCGACCGCATTGTCGTCTTACGCGGCGGCAAGATGGTCGCCGAACGCAGGGCAGCGGAAACCAGCAAGGCGGAGCTCGCCGAACTGATGGTCGGGCGGCGCGTGACACGGCCCGTGCGCGAGCCGTCGGAACCCGGGGCCGTCGCCCTTGAGGCTGACGGCGTGACGGTACGCACCGGCGGCGTCGACCGGCTGAAATCAATCAGCTTTCGGCTGCACCAGGGTGAGATCCTCGGCATCATCGGTGTTGCGGGCAATGGCCAGGCGGCGCTGGCGCATCTTCTTTCCGGTACACTGGCGCGCAGCGCCGGGGACCTTCGGCTGTTCGGGGAAGTCGTTGGCCATCTTAGGGTCTCAGATGTCGTGGAAGCCGGCATCGGCCGCATTCCCGAGGACCGCAACCACGAGGGCGTGATCGGGGAAATGGCGATCTGGGAAAACGCCGTTTTGGAGCGCATCGTCTCGCCGGCCTTCTCGCGCCGCGGTCTCGTCAATCGCAGGGCCGGCATGGCTTTCGCCAGGGAGATTATCGACGGATTCGATGTTCGCGGCGGCGGGCCGGCAACCCGCACAAGGCTGCTATCCGGCGGTAATATGCAGAAGCTCATCCTCGGCCGCAGCCTGTATCGGCGGCCGCGAATCCTGATTGCCGCGCAGCCGGCCCGGGGCCTTGACGAGGGTGCCGTAGCCGCTGTGCATGCACGCCTGCTCGAAGCCCGCCGGCAGGGAACCGCCGTGCTGCTGATCTCGGAGGATCTCGACGAGGTGATCGCGCTTGCAGATCGCATACAGGCGATCGTCGGTGGCCGCTTGTCGCCGCCCGTCGATGCCGAAGGAGCCGACGGGCGCAGGCTGGGGCTGATGATGGCCGGCGAATGGCAGGAAACCCGCGAGGCCGGCCATGCGATTTGA
- a CDS encoding BMP family protein yields the protein MTKDILISRRAVIASGIALGVSGFAPLARAAASLKVAGIHASPVENAWNSCLHKALQDAAKDGVIEYVFSEGVSGTDYPRAMREYAEQGNKLIIGEAYAVEKEARQVAADYPDTAFVLGSSGEQAGDNFGVFGTWNHDGAYLAGMLAGKMTKSNVVGSVGAIPIPEVNMLINAFAAGVKAVNPDAKHLVSFIGTFFDPPKAREAGLAQIDAGADILFGERIGTADAAKERGIKSVGSLIDYTPRYPDTVFANAMWYFRPILNAAIADVAAGKPVGRNYTSYGLMKEGGSDIVFVKGVAPAEAEAAMEAKRAEIKAGTFEVPKMMDEPK from the coding sequence ATGACCAAAGACATCCTGATTTCACGCCGCGCAGTGATCGCGTCGGGCATTGCGCTTGGCGTGAGCGGCTTCGCGCCGCTCGCTAGAGCGGCTGCGTCCTTGAAAGTCGCCGGAATTCATGCGTCGCCGGTCGAAAATGCTTGGAACTCCTGTCTGCACAAGGCACTCCAGGACGCCGCCAAGGACGGCGTCATCGAATATGTCTTCTCCGAAGGCGTCTCCGGCACCGACTATCCGCGCGCCATGCGCGAATATGCCGAACAGGGCAATAAGCTGATCATCGGCGAGGCCTATGCGGTGGAAAAGGAGGCGCGACAGGTTGCTGCCGACTACCCCGATACTGCTTTCGTGCTTGGCTCGAGCGGCGAGCAGGCCGGCGACAACTTCGGCGTCTTCGGCACCTGGAACCACGATGGCGCCTATCTGGCCGGCATGCTGGCAGGCAAGATGACCAAGTCGAACGTCGTCGGCTCGGTCGGCGCCATACCGATCCCCGAGGTCAACATGCTGATCAACGCCTTCGCCGCGGGCGTCAAGGCGGTCAACCCCGATGCCAAGCACCTCGTCTCGTTCATCGGGACCTTCTTTGACCCGCCGAAGGCGCGCGAAGCCGGTCTCGCGCAAATCGACGCCGGCGCCGATATCCTGTTCGGCGAGCGCATCGGCACGGCCGATGCCGCCAAGGAACGCGGCATCAAATCGGTCGGCTCGCTGATCGATTACACGCCGCGTTATCCAGATACCGTGTTCGCCAATGCCATGTGGTATTTCCGCCCGATCCTGAATGCTGCAATCGCCGATGTCGCCGCCGGCAAGCCCGTTGGCAGGAACTACACGTCTTACGGCCTGATGAAGGAAGGCGGCAGTGATATCGTCTTCGTCAAGGGCGTGGCACCCGCCGAGGCGGAGGCTGCGATGGAGGCCAAGCGCGCGGAGATCAAGGCCGGCACCTTCGAAGTTCCGAAGATGATGGACGAGCCGAAGTAG
- a CDS encoding nuclear transport factor 2 family protein — protein MTILPTRQWVAGASRTALITLALLSLALPSAAIATTAATQARAPDSSAIEQRNKAIVEAAFEKWRGGTYVFAELLAPDVVWTIHGSGPVAGTYRNQKDFIERASRPLTSRLATAIMPEVHNIFADGDTIIIRFDGTATTTSGAPYRNQFVWIFRMKDGLVVDAEAFLDLVAYQQVVDNNAPRDQ, from the coding sequence ATGACCATTCTTCCGACACGCCAGTGGGTCGCCGGCGCGAGCCGAACAGCTCTGATCACACTGGCATTGCTGTCGCTCGCCCTGCCGAGTGCAGCCATTGCCACCACCGCGGCAACGCAGGCGCGGGCCCCTGACAGTTCCGCGATCGAGCAGCGGAACAAGGCTATCGTCGAAGCTGCCTTCGAAAAATGGCGTGGTGGTACCTACGTCTTCGCGGAACTTCTCGCTCCCGACGTCGTCTGGACGATCCATGGCTCCGGGCCGGTCGCCGGCACCTATCGCAACCAGAAGGACTTTATCGAACGGGCATCGCGTCCCCTGACCAGCCGTCTCGCGACGGCGATCATGCCGGAGGTGCACAACATCTTTGCCGACGGCGACACGATCATCATTCGTTTTGACGGAACCGCGACCACAACGTCGGGCGCGCCCTATCGCAACCAGTTTGTCTGGATATTCAGGATGAAGGACGGCCTCGTCGTCGATGCGGAAGCCTTCCTGGACCTCGTTGCCTATCAGCAGGTTGTCGACAATAACGCTCCGCGCGATCAATGA
- a CDS encoding amidase, translating into MQGDATELAAAIRHGSLSAAEAMQASIDAAVQHETLGTIAHLDAAMGLAAAHACDRERRSAPDDFSGRPLAGVPTLAKDLGGPFRGLPVTAGSRLFERKGGEADSDLASRFRDAGLCLFGLTTSPEFGLSLASEPAIGPVCRNPLDPARTAGGSSGGAAGAVAAGIVAIAHATDAGGSIRVPAACCGLVGLKPTRGAIPGGPSFGNHLAGIASELAVCRSVRDMGLIFSRLSGHARGPVPDPSPVEIDNGRLRIGLLTDTGAVYPTEGDRLAAVEDAARMLERDGHLIVPLASAEFEWSVAASGRAFADIVSVNLAALIEVAALEESRAEPLTQAFAVRGRALSSTMLWNTLNDAVLVSHRLWRLFDKVDCILTPMLSSAPLAIGSFPTDHADTDLHLERMMAFAPLACLANISGFPALALSFGQDRQAMPLPVQFMAPMGHEPRLLSLAARLEAEGRWQHRFPVAGLPS; encoded by the coding sequence ATGCAGGGCGACGCGACTGAGCTGGCGGCGGCGATCAGGCATGGCAGCCTGAGCGCTGCAGAGGCGATGCAGGCCTCCATCGACGCGGCCGTGCAGCATGAGACGCTCGGCACGATCGCTCATCTCGATGCCGCAATGGGTCTCGCCGCAGCGCACGCCTGCGACCGGGAACGGCGCAGCGCGCCCGATGATTTTTCTGGGCGGCCCCTTGCGGGGGTGCCGACCTTGGCGAAGGACCTTGGCGGTCCCTTTCGAGGACTGCCCGTGACGGCGGGTTCCCGCCTCTTTGAAAGAAAGGGCGGCGAAGCGGATTCCGATCTGGCTTCCCGGTTTCGCGACGCCGGCCTCTGCCTGTTCGGCCTGACGACAAGTCCGGAATTCGGTCTTTCGCTCGCCAGCGAACCGGCGATCGGGCCTGTCTGTCGCAATCCGCTCGATCCGGCCCGGACCGCGGGCGGCTCCTCCGGCGGCGCGGCGGGGGCGGTTGCGGCCGGGATCGTCGCGATTGCGCATGCCACCGATGCCGGCGGCTCTATCCGAGTGCCGGCAGCCTGTTGCGGCCTCGTCGGACTGAAGCCGACCCGAGGCGCCATTCCGGGGGGGCCATCCTTCGGCAACCACCTCGCCGGCATCGCGAGCGAACTGGCGGTGTGCCGGTCGGTGCGGGATATGGGGCTGATTTTCAGCCGGCTGAGCGGTCATGCGCGCGGACCTGTTCCGGACCCCTCCCCTGTCGAGATCGACAACGGCCGTTTGCGGATCGGCCTGCTGACCGACACCGGGGCGGTTTACCCGACTGAGGGTGATCGCCTTGCAGCAGTCGAGGACGCGGCGCGCATGCTCGAACGCGATGGACACCTTATCGTTCCACTCGCCTCGGCCGAGTTCGAATGGAGCGTCGCCGCCAGCGGCCGCGCCTTTGCCGACATCGTGTCCGTCAACCTCGCCGCCCTCATAGAGGTGGCGGCTCTTGAGGAAAGCAGGGCCGAGCCTCTCACGCAGGCTTTCGCGGTGCGTGGACGGGCGCTTTCTTCGACCATGCTCTGGAACACGCTGAACGATGCCGTTCTGGTGAGTCATCGTCTTTGGAGGCTGTTCGACAAGGTCGATTGCATCCTGACGCCGATGCTTTCGTCCGCGCCTCTTGCGATCGGCTCCTTTCCGACCGATCATGCCGATACGGATCTGCATCTCGAGAGAATGATGGCATTTGCGCCGCTTGCCTGCCTCGCCAATATTTCGGGTTTTCCTGCTTTGGCGCTCTCCTTCGGACAGGATCGACAGGCCATGCCGCTGCCGGTGCAGTTCATGGCGCCGATGGGCCACGAGCCGCGCCTTCTGTCGCTTGCCGCACGCCTGGAGGCCGAGGGGCGATGGCAGCACCGGTTTCCGGTGGCAGGACTTCCGTCATGA
- a CDS encoding ABC transporter permease, whose translation MRFERREHRPLSLLIVTPVVAVIAALALAGILISIAGAPVLDAYWRILTGAFGSRLSATETLTRATPLMLTGLAAAVAFRARLWNIGAEGQFYLGAIAVAAASSKLLGNFPAPILIPLLLLIGAIAGMVLILVPLWLRLRFSVDEVVTSLLLNFIAVLFVSMLIDGVLKDPLAFGWPQSQSVSDHAMLPKLIARSRLHIGFTIAIALAVVVHFVHSRTVFGMQSRAAGLNPAGAVFAGVPLGRTLVKVACLSGGLAGLAGAIEVMGVKGYVTTDLSPGFGYAGIVVAMLANLNPLGVVFAAIFTATMFVGADGMSRGLGIPTYIADVTVALSLLTMLVALFFTQYRIRR comes from the coding sequence ATGCGATTTGAGCGCCGCGAGCACCGCCCGCTTTCCCTGCTGATCGTCACGCCTGTTGTCGCCGTCATCGCCGCGCTTGCGCTCGCCGGCATCCTGATCTCGATCGCCGGCGCGCCGGTGCTGGATGCCTATTGGCGGATCCTGACCGGCGCCTTCGGCTCGCGGCTGTCGGCGACCGAAACGCTGACGCGGGCAACGCCGCTGATGTTGACCGGGCTTGCTGCGGCCGTCGCCTTCCGGGCGCGGCTCTGGAATATCGGCGCCGAAGGCCAGTTCTATCTCGGCGCCATCGCCGTTGCGGCGGCAAGCTCGAAACTGCTGGGCAATTTTCCCGCTCCCATTCTCATCCCGCTCCTGCTGCTGATCGGCGCCATCGCCGGCATGGTGCTGATCCTGGTTCCGCTGTGGCTCAGGCTGCGCTTTTCGGTCGATGAGGTCGTCACCAGCCTGCTCCTGAACTTCATCGCCGTGCTTTTCGTCTCGATGCTCATCGACGGGGTTCTCAAGGATCCGCTTGCCTTTGGCTGGCCGCAGTCGCAATCCGTCAGCGATCACGCCATGCTGCCGAAGCTGATCGCCCGCTCGCGCCTGCATATCGGCTTTACGATCGCGATCGCTCTTGCCGTCGTCGTCCATTTCGTCCATTCCCGCACCGTTTTCGGCATGCAGTCCCGCGCCGCCGGCCTCAATCCCGCCGGCGCGGTCTTCGCAGGCGTCCCGCTCGGTAGAACGTTGGTGAAGGTCGCCTGTCTCTCGGGCGGGCTTGCGGGGCTCGCGGGAGCGATCGAGGTAATGGGGGTCAAGGGTTACGTGACAACCGATCTGTCGCCCGGTTTCGGCTATGCCGGTATCGTTGTCGCGATGCTTGCCAACCTCAATCCGCTCGGCGTCGTCTTCGCCGCGATTTTTACGGCCACCATGTTCGTGGGCGCCGACGGCATGAGCCGTGGCCTCGGCATCCCAACCTATATCGCCGACGTCACGGTTGCGCTGTCGCTGCTGACGATGCTGGTTGCGTTGTTCTTCACCCAGTACCGGATCCGGCGATGA
- a CDS encoding lysophospholipid acyltransferase family protein yields MSALVRRLLVLFVRIMVGARSEWRGCTPDTRRRIYFANHNSHVDTVAVMAALPYQVRRLTHPVAARDYWGTSTFRRFIAEKGLRAVLIDRKPLPDSNPLEPLERLLEEGRSILIFPEGTRSATDEIAPFRSGIYRLACRFPDVELVPIHLDNLQRILPKGSMLIVPITCTARFGKPLRVEPGEGKDAFLARARAAVIELARGGPVE; encoded by the coding sequence ATGAGCGCACTCGTCCGTCGGCTTCTCGTGCTGTTCGTCCGTATCATGGTCGGCGCTCGAAGCGAGTGGCGGGGCTGCACGCCCGACACACGCCGCCGCATCTATTTCGCCAATCACAACAGCCACGTCGACACCGTCGCCGTCATGGCCGCCCTGCCGTATCAGGTACGCCGGCTTACCCATCCGGTGGCCGCACGTGATTATTGGGGAACCAGCACTTTCCGCCGCTTCATCGCGGAGAAAGGCCTGCGCGCCGTCCTGATAGACCGCAAGCCGCTGCCGGACAGCAACCCGCTGGAGCCGCTCGAGCGCCTGCTCGAGGAGGGCCGTTCGATCCTGATCTTTCCCGAGGGGACGAGAAGCGCCACGGATGAAATCGCTCCTTTCCGCAGCGGCATCTATCGCCTTGCCTGCCGTTTCCCCGATGTCGAACTCGTGCCGATCCATCTCGACAACCTTCAGCGCATCCTGCCCAAGGGGAGCATGCTGATCGTGCCGATCACCTGCACGGCGCGCTTCGGCAAGCCGCTACGCGTCGAACCGGGCGAAGGAAAGGACGCATTCCTGGCCCGCGCCCGTGCAGCAGTCATCGAGCTCGCGCGCGGGGGGCCTGTCGAATGA
- a CDS encoding chaperone modulator CbpM, whose product MNDHEFRLCLEIDVVQLDFWVEQGWLIPETSRGQRQFREADVARARLILDLMGNMGVNEAGVDVVMDLVDQLHGMRGTMGKLLTAIGRQERDVQQRLFDSLEEVDRF is encoded by the coding sequence ATGAATGATCACGAATTCCGTCTTTGCTTGGAAATCGATGTGGTTCAACTCGATTTCTGGGTCGAACAGGGTTGGTTGATTCCGGAGACGTCGCGGGGGCAAAGGCAGTTTCGCGAAGCCGACGTCGCCCGCGCCCGGCTCATTCTTGATCTCATGGGCAATATGGGCGTCAACGAAGCCGGCGTCGATGTCGTCATGGATCTGGTGGACCAGCTTCATGGCATGAGGGGAACCATGGGCAAGCTGCTGACGGCGATCGGCAGGCAAGAACGGGACGTTCAGCAGCGTCTGTTCGATAGTCTTGAGGAGGTCGACCGGTTTTGA